One window from the genome of Salvia miltiorrhiza cultivar Shanhuang (shh) chromosome 7, IMPLAD_Smil_shh, whole genome shotgun sequence encodes:
- the LOC130995237 gene encoding transcription factor HY5 isoform X2: protein MQEQATSSIAASSLPSSSERSSSSALHAEAKEGMESDDEIRRVPEMGAEAAGTTTSGRDGASLAGPAQPSAGGSKRRGRSPADKENKRLKRLLRNRVSAQQARERKKAYLIDLEARVKELETKNAELEERLSTLQNENQMLRQILKNTTTGPQEGRK, encoded by the exons ATGCAAGAGCAAGCCACGAGTTCTATCGCCGCCAGCTCTTTGCCTTCTAGCAGTGAGAGATCTTCTAGCTCTGCGCTTCACGCTGAAGCTAAGGAAG GCATGGAGAGTGATGATGAGATCAGAAGGGTGCCGGAGATGGGGGCGGAGGCCGCCGGCACGACAACTTCCGGCCGCGACGGGGCTTCGTTGGCGGGGCCCGCGCAGCCGTCGGCCGGGGGCTCGAAGAGGAGGGGGAGGAGCCCGGCTGACAAGGAAAACAAGAGGTTAAAAAG GTTGTTGAGGAACAGAGTTTCGGCGCAGCAAGCGAGGGAGAGGAAGAAGGCGTATTTGATCGATTTGGAGGCTCGAGTTAAGGAGTTGGAGACTAAGAATGCTGAGCTTGAGGAGAGGCTCTCCACTTTGCAGAATGAGAACCAAATGCTCAGACAG ATACTGAAGAACACAACTACTGGCCCGCAAGAGGGAAGAAAGTAG
- the LOC130995237 gene encoding transcription factor HY5 isoform X1, producing the protein MQEQATSSIAASSLPSSSERSSSSALHAEAKEGMESDDEIRRVPEMGAEAAGTTTSGRDGASLAGPAQPSAGGSKRRGRSPADKENKRLKRLLRNRVSAQQARERKKAYLIDLEARVKELETKNAELEERLSTLQNENQMLRQVCYKSFKLFSRISCYNFELVSVSSRHENLVWLELILLLCLFEVILASLK; encoded by the exons ATGCAAGAGCAAGCCACGAGTTCTATCGCCGCCAGCTCTTTGCCTTCTAGCAGTGAGAGATCTTCTAGCTCTGCGCTTCACGCTGAAGCTAAGGAAG GCATGGAGAGTGATGATGAGATCAGAAGGGTGCCGGAGATGGGGGCGGAGGCCGCCGGCACGACAACTTCCGGCCGCGACGGGGCTTCGTTGGCGGGGCCCGCGCAGCCGTCGGCCGGGGGCTCGAAGAGGAGGGGGAGGAGCCCGGCTGACAAGGAAAACAAGAGGTTAAAAAG GTTGTTGAGGAACAGAGTTTCGGCGCAGCAAGCGAGGGAGAGGAAGAAGGCGTATTTGATCGATTTGGAGGCTCGAGTTAAGGAGTTGGAGACTAAGAATGCTGAGCTTGAGGAGAGGCTCTCCACTTTGCAGAATGAGAACCAAATGCTCAGACAGGTATGTTACAAGTCCTTCAAGTTATTTTCAAGAATTTCGTGCTACAATTTTGAGCTCGTGAGTGTATCATCGCGGCATGAAAACCTAGTGTGGTTAGAGTTGATTTTGTTACTTTGTTTGTTTGAAGTAATTCTTGCAAGTTTGAAATAA